The DNA region TTCTTGCGAAAGATGCGCGCAAACTCGCGCCTGGTCATGCTCCTGATCTCGGCCATGTCCATGCCGAAGAGTTCGCGCACCCGTTCCGGGGCGACGGTTCTCGGGCGGGGACGGGGACGGCGAAAATCGTTCATGAAATCGTGAAAGATACGCTCGAAGCCTGCCGACGCGGCGAAATCGAAATCAAAATGCAGACACGCATAACGCCGCAGATACGTCCGAGCGCCGGTGCCAAGGCCGAAAGCAAAGTCCGCATCGTCCCACAGGGCGCAGAATTCATGCATGAAGGCCTCGTCAAGACCGGTCGGGTCCAGGGCTTCGGGCATGGTCCGGGCCGCCGGGGAGGTGAAATGGCGTTGCAGATTGAACACCGCATGCACGTAGCCGCGCACCTCCTCCATGGGCAGGGAGCGTTCCAGGCGCAGGAACAGCTGCTCGATTTCGTCCCGGCTCTTGCCCATGAGACTCAAAAACAGCTTGGGGCTGACTTCGTCGATGCGGTTCAGGTTGATCTCGCCCGAACGCATGAAGGCCATGCGTCTGCGATCAAAGGGGTGCAGGGCGCGGATGGCGTCTTCCTGGGTGCGGGTCAGCACCGTTCGCGTCCATGTCCTGGAACGACCGGCCCGGTCCCTGAAGTCCTGCGGGGCAAATGGGGCAAACGCCTCGTCGAGTTCATCCATGTCCAGATCCATGTGGGCCAGCGCCTCAAGAAGCTCCTCGGCATAGGAGATCCCGAAACGGTCGAATCGAACCATGCGGCCAGGGTCCTCCCCCAAGGATGCAAGGGTCTCAAAACCGAAGCCGCCGTCCAACGGCACGGAACGCCGCAGCTCGAAGCGCAATGGCCTGCCCTCTCCCAGCACCGCCACGTACATGTCAGTCCACCACCCGCCAGGTCAGGGTCTGACCCGCAAGATAGGGCACGACGGAACCGAAGCGCTCCGGCACGGTCCAGGCGCGGCGTTCAAGGCGCACCTCCCTGGCCATGGGGGTCAGGCCGTAGGTGGCGCAGGCGCGATCCGAGACAAAGGCCTGCAACAAATCCAGGGCATCCAACTCCTCGAAGAGACCGGCCAGGGCAGGCAGGGCCACGGGCGCGGAAAAGATTCCGGCCGCGCAGCCGGGCGCTTCCTTGGCCGTGATCGGATGCGGGGCCGTGTCGCTGCCGAAGAACGCACGGGGATGATGCAGCGCCGCCTGCCGCAGGGCATCGCGATCCTCGGGGCGCTTGGCCACGGGCTTGCAGAAAAGATGGGGCCGCATGAGCCCGCCGAGCACGTCATCAAGGGTGATGAGCAGATGGTGCAGGGTGACCGTGGCAAAAAGGTTGTCGAAACGGTCCAGAAGCTCCACCCCGGCGCAGGTGGTGACGTGTTCGAGAACAATGCGCAGCCGGGGAAACGAGCGCGCCCACTCCGCCACCACGGGCAGAAAAACCGCCTCGCGGTCCATGACGAATCCGCATCCCTCCCCGTGGATCAAAAGGGGGATGTCCAGCTCCTCCATGATGGCCAGGGTTTCGTGGGCCTGCCTCATGTCGGCCAGACCGGCCTCGGAGTTGGTCGTCATTCCGGCGGGATAGAGCTTGAGGCCGATGATGTGCGGCCTTGCGGCCAGCAGCTCGGCCCTGGAGTAGGACTTGAAAAAAAGAGTCATCAGCGGGGAGAAGGATTCTCCCGCCACGCGAAGTATTTCCTCCCGGTAAGCCAGCACCTGCGGAAGGCTGGTCACCGGCGGAGTCAGGTTGGGCATGACCACGGCAGCGGCGAAGTCCCGGGCCGTGTGCGGCGCCACCAGGGCCAGCATGTCGCCCTGACGCAGGTGGACATGCATGTCCAGGGGGGAATGCAAGATCAGCATGAAACCTCCAGGAAATACCATTATGTCAGGAAAGAAGATAGGCAAGAGCGGCGTAGCGGGCAAGCTTGCCGAGCAGCACCGGCGGAACGAAGCGCTTAAGGGACAGCCCGAAGAGGCCGGCCACGGCGCAAAGCGGGTCTCCGAGTATGGGCGTCCAGGCCAAAAGCAGGCTCCACGAGCCATACCGGGCAAAAATGCGCACCGCCCGCTCCCGCTGCGCGGCGGAGAGACGCAGCATCCGGGTCAGAAAAGGCTCGCTCCCCCAGCGCCCGATACCCCAGGTGGCCATGGCCCCCAGGGTGTTGCCGGCGGTGGCCGCCGCCACGCAGGCATATGGATCCATC from Desulfomicrobium apsheronum includes:
- the pyrC gene encoding dihydroorotase; the encoded protein is MVFPGGFMLILHSPLDMHVHLRQGDMLALVAPHTARDFAAAVVMPNLTPPVTSLPQVLAYREEILRVAGESFSPLMTLFFKSYSRAELLAARPHIIGLKLYPAGMTTNSEAGLADMRQAHETLAIMEELDIPLLIHGEGCGFVMDREAVFLPVVAEWARSFPRLRIVLEHVTTCAGVELLDRFDNLFATVTLHHLLITLDDVLGGLMRPHLFCKPVAKRPEDRDALRQAALHHPRAFFGSDTAPHPITAKEAPGCAAGIFSAPVALPALAGLFEELDALDLLQAFVSDRACATYGLTPMAREVRLERRAWTVPERFGSVVPYLAGQTLTWRVVD
- a CDS encoding YqaA family protein, with amino-acid sequence MEELLLEYGLTGLFILSFLAATFLPVVSEAALGALILAGMDPYACVAAATAGNTLGAMATWGIGRWGSEPFLTRMLRLSAAQRERAVRIFARYGSWSLLLAWTPILGDPLCAVAGLFGLSLKRFVPPVLLGKLARYAALAYLLS